A genomic region of Enterobacter hormaechei ATCC 49162 contains the following coding sequences:
- the rsmE gene encoding 16S rRNA (uracil(1498)-N(3))-methyltransferase — MRIPRIYHPELITPGGEIALSDDAANHVGRVLRMGAGQAIQLFDGSNQVFDAEITRADKKSVHVKVLRGDVDDRESPLHIHLGQVMSRGEKMEFTIQKSIELGVSLITPLFSERCGVKLDAERLNKKIQQWQKIAIAACEQSGRNRIPEIRPAMDLEDWCAEEESGLKLNLHPRASASINTLPLPVERVRLLIGPEGGLSADEIAMTARYQFTDILLGPRVLRTETTALTAITALQVRFGDLG, encoded by the coding sequence ATGCGCATCCCTCGCATCTATCACCCTGAACTGATTACCCCAGGCGGCGAAATCGCCCTGTCTGATGATGCTGCAAACCACGTAGGCCGCGTGCTGCGCATGGGCGCAGGCCAGGCGATTCAACTCTTTGACGGTTCTAATCAGGTTTTCGACGCTGAAATTACGCGCGCCGACAAAAAAAGCGTGCACGTGAAGGTGCTGCGTGGCGACGTGGATGACCGGGAATCCCCGCTGCACATTCACCTGGGCCAGGTGATGTCGCGTGGGGAAAAGATGGAGTTCACCATTCAGAAATCCATTGAACTGGGTGTAAGCCTCATTACGCCACTTTTTTCTGAGCGCTGCGGCGTTAAACTGGATGCGGAACGTCTGAACAAAAAGATCCAGCAGTGGCAAAAAATTGCCATTGCGGCCTGCGAACAGAGTGGCCGCAACCGTATCCCGGAGATCCGCCCGGCGATGGATCTGGAGGACTGGTGTGCAGAAGAAGAAAGCGGACTTAAGCTCAATCTTCATCCGCGCGCCAGCGCCAGCATCAATACGCTGCCGCTGCCCGTTGAGCGTGTACGCCTGCTGATTGGCCCGGAAGGCGGTCTGTCGGCTGACGAAATTGCCATGACGGCGCGTTACCAGTTTACTGATATTCTGTTGGGACCTCGCGTTCTGCGCACTGAGACAACGGCACTCACCGCCATTACCGCGCTACAGGTGCGATTTGGCGATCTGGGTTGA
- the endA gene encoding deoxyribonuclease I — MSRNVSLAVAFLATALSGHALADGIHSFSQAKTAGVKINADVPGDFYCGCKINWQGKKGVVDLASCGYKVRKNENRASRIEWEHVVPAWQFGHQRQCWQDGGRKNCAKDPVYRQMESDMHNLQPAVGEVNGDRGNFMYSQWNGGEGQYGQCAMKVDFKEKVAEPPARARGSIARTYFYMRDRYDLNLSRQQTQLFNAWDKLYPVTDWECQRDERIAKVQGNHNPYVQRACQAQKS, encoded by the coding sequence ATGTCCCGTAATGTTTCTCTCGCGGTCGCTTTTCTGGCGACAGCGCTCTCCGGCCATGCTCTGGCCGACGGTATTCACAGTTTTTCTCAGGCAAAAACCGCAGGCGTAAAGATTAACGCCGACGTGCCGGGTGATTTTTACTGCGGCTGCAAAATTAACTGGCAGGGTAAAAAAGGGGTCGTGGACCTGGCATCCTGCGGCTATAAGGTGCGCAAGAACGAGAACCGCGCCAGCCGAATCGAATGGGAACACGTGGTTCCGGCCTGGCAGTTTGGTCACCAGCGCCAGTGCTGGCAGGACGGTGGACGTAAAAATTGCGCCAAAGATCCGGTCTATCGCCAGATGGAAAGCGATATGCACAACCTGCAACCCGCCGTGGGTGAAGTCAATGGCGATCGCGGTAACTTCATGTACAGCCAGTGGAACGGAGGCGAAGGCCAGTACGGTCAGTGCGCCATGAAGGTTGATTTCAAAGAGAAAGTCGCCGAACCGCCTGCCCGCGCGCGCGGCAGCATCGCCCGTACCTATTTCTATATGCGCGACCGATACGATCTCAACCTTTCCCGCCAGCAGACGCAGCTCTTCAATGCCTGGGACAAGCTCTACCCGGTGACGGACTGGGAATGCCAGCGCGACGAACGTATCGCCAAAGTCCAGGGAAATCACAACCCGTACGTCCAGCGGGCTTGCCAGGCGCAAAAGAGCTAA
- a CDS encoding SprT family zinc-dependent metalloprotease produces the protein MKAPRLPIAIQQAVMRSLREKLAQANLKLGRNYPEPKLVYQQRGTAAGTAWLEAYEIRLNPVLMMENQQAFVEEVVPHELAHLLVWKHFGRVASHGKEWKWMMEAVLGVPARRTHQFELESVRRNTFPYRCQCQQHQLTVRRHNRVVRGEATYRCVKCGEPLVAE, from the coding sequence ATGAAAGCTCCCCGTCTCCCCATCGCCATTCAGCAAGCCGTTATGCGCAGCCTGCGGGAAAAACTCGCCCAGGCCAACCTGAAGCTTGGCCGTAATTATCCTGAACCGAAGCTGGTGTATCAGCAGCGAGGCACCGCAGCAGGCACCGCCTGGCTGGAAGCCTACGAGATCCGCCTGAATCCGGTACTGATGATGGAAAATCAGCAGGCGTTTGTCGAAGAAGTGGTGCCGCACGAGCTGGCCCACCTTCTGGTGTGGAAACACTTTGGCCGCGTCGCGTCGCACGGCAAAGAGTGGAAGTGGATGATGGAGGCGGTGCTCGGCGTTCCGGCACGTCGCACCCATCAGTTCGAGCTGGAATCGGTGCGCCGCAATACGTTTCCCTATCGCTGCCAGTGCCAGCAACACCAGCTTACCGTCCGCCGCCACAACCGCGTGGTGCGTGGCGAGGCCACCTACCGCTGCGTAAAGTGCGGCGAACCGCTGGTTGCGGAATAA
- the galP gene encoding galactose/proton symporter: MPDNNKQGRTSNKAMTFFVCFLAALAGLLFGLDIGVIAGALPFITDEFQISAHTQEWVVSSMMFGAAVGAVGSGWLSFKLGRKKSLMIGAILFVAGSLFSAAAPNVEVLILSRVLLGLAVGVASYTAPLYLSEIAPEKIRGSMISMYQLMITIGILGAYLSDTAFSYSGAWRWMLGVIIIPAVLLLIGVFFLPDSPRWFAAKRRFHDAERVLLRLRDTSAEAKNELEEIRESLKVKQSGWALFKENSNFRRAVFLGVLLQIMQQFTGMNVIMYYAPKIFELAGYTNTTEQMWGTVIVGLTNVLATFIAIGLVDRWGRKPTLTLGFLVMAVGMGVLGTMMHMGIHSPTAQYFAVAMLLMFIIGFAMSAGPLIWVLCSEIQPLKGRDFGITCSTATNWIANMIVGATFLTMLNTLGNANTFWVYAGLNLFFIVLTIWLVPETKHVSLEHIERNLMKGRPLREIGAHD, translated from the coding sequence ATGCCTGACAATAATAAACAGGGGCGTACGTCCAATAAGGCAATGACGTTCTTCGTCTGCTTCCTTGCCGCTCTGGCAGGATTACTCTTTGGCCTGGATATTGGCGTAATTGCCGGTGCATTACCGTTCATCACCGATGAGTTCCAGATTAGCGCACACACTCAGGAATGGGTGGTTAGCTCCATGATGTTCGGCGCCGCCGTCGGTGCGGTCGGCAGCGGCTGGCTCTCCTTCAAGCTCGGGCGTAAAAAGAGCCTGATGATCGGCGCGATCCTGTTCGTTGCCGGTTCACTGTTCTCGGCTGCTGCGCCTAACGTTGAAGTGCTGATCCTCTCCCGCGTGCTGCTGGGTCTGGCGGTGGGCGTGGCGTCTTATACTGCTCCGCTGTACCTGTCCGAAATCGCGCCGGAAAAAATCCGCGGCAGCATGATTTCCATGTATCAGCTGATGATCACCATCGGTATTCTGGGGGCTTATCTCTCCGATACCGCGTTCAGCTACAGCGGCGCGTGGCGCTGGATGCTGGGTGTGATCATCATTCCTGCCGTTCTGCTGCTGATCGGCGTCTTCTTCCTGCCGGACAGCCCGCGCTGGTTTGCCGCCAAACGCCGCTTCCATGATGCCGAACGCGTGCTCTTACGCCTGCGTGATACCAGCGCCGAAGCCAAAAACGAGCTGGAAGAGATCCGCGAAAGCCTGAAGGTGAAACAGTCCGGCTGGGCGCTGTTCAAAGAGAACAGCAACTTCCGCCGCGCGGTATTCCTCGGCGTGCTGTTACAGATCATGCAGCAGTTCACCGGGATGAACGTCATCATGTATTACGCGCCAAAAATCTTCGAACTGGCGGGTTACACCAACACCACCGAGCAGATGTGGGGCACCGTGATCGTCGGTCTGACCAACGTGCTGGCAACCTTTATCGCCATCGGTCTGGTAGACCGCTGGGGACGTAAGCCAACCCTGACGCTGGGCTTCCTGGTCATGGCTGTCGGTATGGGCGTACTGGGTACTATGATGCACATGGGCATTCACTCCCCAACGGCACAATACTTCGCCGTGGCGATGCTGCTGATGTTTATCATCGGTTTCGCGATGAGCGCCGGTCCGCTGATTTGGGTGCTGTGCTCTGAGATCCAGCCGCTGAAAGGGCGTGATTTTGGTATCACCTGCTCTACCGCGACCAACTGGATTGCCAACATGATCGTCGGCGCAACGTTCCTGACCATGCTCAATACCCTGGGTAACGCCAATACCTTCTGGGTCTACGCCGGTCTGAACCTGTTCTTTATTGTTCTCACGATCTGGCTGGTTCCTGAAACCAAACACGTTTCACTGGAACACATTGAACGTAACCTGATGAAAGGTCGTCCTCTGCGCGAAATCGGCGCACACGACTGA
- the metK gene encoding methionine adenosyltransferase, which produces MAKHLFTSESVSEGHPDKIADQISDAVLDAILAQDPKARVACETYVKTGMVLVGGEITTSAWVDIEEITRNTVREIGYVHSDMGFDANSCAVLSAIGKQSPDINQGVDRADPLEQGAGDQGLMFGYATNETDVLMPAPVTYAHRLVQRQAEVRKNGTLPWLRPDAKSQVTFQYDDGKIVGIDAVVLSTQHAEEIDQKSLQEAVMEEIIKPVLPTEWLSSATKFFINPTGRFVIGGPMGDCGLTGRKIIVDTYGGMARHGGGAFSGKDPSKVDRSAAYAARYVAKNIVAAGLADRCEIQVSYAIGVAEPTSIMVETFGTEKVPSEQLTLLVREFFDLRPYGLIQMLDLLHPIYQETAAYGHFGREHFPWEKTDKAALLRDAAGLK; this is translated from the coding sequence ATGGCAAAACACCTGTTTACGTCCGAGTCCGTATCAGAAGGACATCCTGATAAAATTGCTGACCAAATCTCCGATGCGGTGCTGGATGCGATCCTCGCGCAGGATCCAAAGGCGCGCGTAGCGTGTGAAACCTATGTCAAAACCGGCATGGTTCTGGTTGGCGGTGAGATCACCACCAGCGCATGGGTTGATATCGAAGAGATCACCCGTAACACGGTGCGTGAGATCGGCTATGTGCATTCTGATATGGGCTTTGATGCCAACTCCTGCGCGGTACTGAGCGCGATTGGCAAACAGTCTCCCGACATCAACCAGGGCGTTGATCGTGCCGATCCGCTGGAACAGGGCGCGGGCGACCAGGGCCTGATGTTCGGTTATGCAACCAACGAAACCGACGTGCTGATGCCAGCCCCTGTGACCTACGCACACCGTCTGGTGCAGCGTCAGGCTGAAGTGCGTAAAAACGGCACCCTGCCGTGGCTGCGTCCGGATGCGAAAAGCCAGGTGACCTTCCAGTATGACGACGGGAAAATCGTCGGTATCGATGCCGTGGTTCTCTCCACGCAGCATGCTGAAGAGATTGACCAGAAATCCCTGCAAGAAGCGGTGATGGAAGAGATCATCAAGCCGGTTCTGCCAACTGAATGGCTGAGCTCTGCGACCAAATTCTTCATCAACCCAACCGGACGCTTTGTTATCGGCGGCCCAATGGGTGACTGCGGTCTGACCGGTCGTAAAATCATCGTTGATACCTACGGCGGCATGGCCCGTCACGGCGGCGGTGCATTCTCCGGTAAAGATCCGTCTAAAGTTGACCGTTCTGCTGCGTACGCTGCACGTTATGTGGCGAAAAACATCGTTGCTGCGGGCCTGGCTGACCGCTGTGAGATTCAGGTTTCCTACGCTATCGGCGTGGCTGAGCCAACCTCGATCATGGTTGAAACCTTCGGGACTGAAAAAGTGCCTTCAGAACAGCTGACCCTGCTGGTGCGTGAGTTCTTCGACCTGCGTCCATACGGTCTGATTCAGATGCTGGATCTGCTGCACCCAATCTACCAGGAAACCGCGGCGTACGGTCACTTTGGTCGCGAACATTTCCCATGGGAAAAAACCGACAAAGCCGCCCTGCTGCGTGATGCTGCCGGTCTGAAATAA
- the yqgB gene encoding acid stress response protein YqgB gives MNKKPVARSGFQHTLLGNGAVNGLLSPYNAAIVVNCFTLNTKS, from the coding sequence ATGAATAAGAAACCGGTCGCACGGTCTGGATTTCAGCATACTCTGCTGGGAAATGGAGCCGTTAATGGGTTGTTATCGCCGTATAACGCTGCGATAGTAGTCAACTGTTTTACACTTAATACAAAGAGTTGA
- the speA gene encoding biosynthetic arginine decarboxylase — protein MSDDMSSLSPSSAGEQGVLRSMQEVAMSSQEASKMLRTYNIAWWGNNYYDVNELGHISVCPDPDVPEARVDLAKLVKAREAQGQRLPALFCFPQILQHRLRSINAAFKRARESYGYNGDYFLVYPIKVNQHRRVIESLIHSGEPLGLEAGSKAELMAVLAHAGMTRSVIVCNGYKDREYIRLALIGEKMGHKVYLVIEKMTEIAIVLEEAERLNVIPRLGVRARLASQGSGKWQSSGGEKSKFGLAANQVLQLVEILRERGRLDSIQLLHFHLGSQMANIRDIATGVRESARFYVELHKLGVNIQCFDVGGGLGVDYEGTRSQSDCSVNYGLNEYANNIIWAIGDACEEHGLPHPTVITESGRAVTAHHTVLVSNIIGVERSEITEATPPADDAPRSLQSMWETWQEMHEPGTRRSLREWLHDSQMDLHDIHVGYSSGTFSLQERAWAEQLYLNMCHEVQKQLDPSNRAHRPIIDELQERMADKMYVNFSLFQSMPDAWGIDQLFPVLPLEGLNHAPERRAVLLDITCDSDGAIDHYVDGDGIATTMPMPEYDPENPPMLGFFMVGAYQEILGNMHNLFGDTEAVDVFVFPDGSVEVELSDEGDTVADMLEYVQLDPKKLLTQFRDQVKNTGLDDALQQQFLEEFEAGLYGYTYLEDE, from the coding sequence ATGTCTGACGACATGTCTTCGCTTTCGCCTTCGTCAGCAGGCGAACAGGGTGTACTACGTTCTATGCAGGAGGTTGCGATGAGCTCCCAGGAAGCCAGCAAGATGCTGCGTACTTACAATATTGCCTGGTGGGGCAATAACTACTACGACGTCAACGAGCTGGGTCACATCAGTGTCTGCCCGGATCCGGACGTCCCGGAAGCGCGCGTGGATCTCGCTAAACTGGTGAAAGCCCGTGAAGCGCAGGGCCAGCGCTTGCCTGCACTGTTCTGCTTCCCGCAGATCCTGCAACATCGCCTGCGTTCTATTAACGCCGCGTTTAAACGCGCGCGCGAATCGTATGGTTATAACGGCGACTATTTCCTCGTTTACCCGATCAAGGTAAACCAGCACCGCCGCGTAATTGAGTCCCTGATCCACTCCGGCGAACCGCTGGGCCTGGAAGCAGGCTCTAAAGCGGAGCTGATGGCGGTCCTGGCCCACGCGGGCATGACCCGGTCGGTGATCGTCTGTAACGGCTATAAGGACCGCGAATACATTCGTCTGGCGCTGATTGGCGAGAAGATGGGCCATAAGGTCTATCTGGTGATCGAGAAGATGACCGAAATCGCGATCGTGCTGGAAGAGGCCGAGCGTCTGAACGTGATCCCACGCCTTGGCGTACGTGCGCGTCTGGCCTCGCAGGGGTCCGGTAAGTGGCAGTCTTCCGGCGGTGAAAAATCCAAGTTCGGCCTCGCGGCGAACCAGGTGCTGCAACTGGTGGAAATCCTGCGCGAGCGCGGTCGTCTGGACAGCATTCAGCTGCTGCACTTCCACCTCGGCTCGCAGATGGCCAATATCCGCGACATCGCCACCGGCGTGCGTGAATCCGCGCGTTTCTACGTTGAGCTGCATAAGCTTGGCGTGAATATTCAGTGCTTTGACGTGGGCGGCGGCCTGGGCGTGGACTACGAAGGGACCCGCTCACAGTCTGACTGCTCGGTCAACTACGGCCTGAACGAATACGCCAATAACATCATCTGGGCGATTGGCGATGCCTGCGAAGAGCACGGCCTGCCGCATCCGACGGTGATCACCGAATCTGGACGCGCGGTTACCGCGCACCATACGGTGCTGGTTTCTAACATCATCGGCGTTGAGCGTAGCGAAATCACCGAAGCCACGCCTCCGGCAGACGATGCCCCGCGTTCTCTGCAAAGCATGTGGGAAACCTGGCAGGAGATGCACGAGCCGGGCACGCGCCGTTCCCTGCGCGAATGGCTACACGACAGCCAGATGGACCTGCACGATATTCACGTCGGCTATTCTTCGGGCACCTTTAGCCTGCAAGAGCGCGCATGGGCCGAGCAGCTCTATCTGAATATGTGCCATGAGGTGCAGAAGCAGCTCGACCCGAGCAACCGTGCGCACCGTCCGATTATCGACGAGTTGCAGGAGCGTATGGCGGACAAAATGTACGTCAACTTCTCCCTGTTCCAGTCGATGCCGGATGCCTGGGGTATCGACCAGCTGTTCCCGGTTCTGCCGCTGGAAGGGCTGAATCATGCGCCGGAACGTCGCGCGGTGCTGCTGGACATCACCTGTGACTCCGATGGCGCGATTGACCACTACGTCGACGGTGACGGTATTGCGACGACCATGCCGATGCCGGAGTACGATCCAGAGAACCCGCCAATGCTGGGCTTCTTTATGGTGGGGGCGTATCAGGAGATCCTGGGCAATATGCACAACCTGTTCGGCGATACCGAAGCGGTTGACGTGTTTGTCTTCCCTGACGGCAGCGTGGAGGTTGAGCTGTCCGACGAAGGGGACACGGTGGCAGACATGCTCGAATACGTTCAGCTGGATCCGAAAAAACTGCTCACCCAGTTCCGCGATCAGGTCAAAAACACCGGTCTGGACGATGCCTTGCAGCAGCAGTTCCTCGAAGAGTTTGAAGCGGGTCTGTACGGGTACACCTACCTGGAAGACGAGTAA